A single Candidatus Thalassolituus haligoni DNA region contains:
- a CDS encoding PilX N-terminal domain-containing pilus assembly protein, translating to MSFHKAVALRQQATATALASHQSGSALIVSIIVLLVLTVAGISAVQSTTLEIRMASNNEDRNRAFQAAEYTLDQAKAYVLALVEQNKIADTFGVNKGMYKTLTVSDGSGGGQGTDNCDTSTPWLAKSAKWNDDDSVSLYSYNSDTQTALAALKLSKSPRFMIGYDNDTDTSSLCYTSADAEGYSNSLGSTGAARQTDRFTITVAGYGSQPTTRVRLQAVYSVLH from the coding sequence ATGTCATTCCACAAGGCAGTGGCCCTTCGGCAGCAAGCAACAGCAACAGCGCTCGCATCCCACCAAAGCGGATCCGCGCTTATCGTCAGCATTATTGTCCTGCTGGTACTCACCGTTGCCGGTATTTCGGCGGTGCAATCAACCACTCTCGAAATTCGTATGGCGTCGAACAACGAAGATCGTAACCGGGCATTCCAGGCGGCAGAATATACGCTGGATCAAGCCAAAGCCTACGTTCTCGCTCTGGTAGAACAAAACAAGATTGCCGACACCTTCGGCGTCAACAAGGGCATGTACAAAACCCTGACGGTTTCAGACGGCAGCGGTGGCGGGCAAGGAACTGATAACTGCGACACCTCCACTCCCTGGCTGGCAAAAAGTGCCAAATGGAACGATGACGACTCCGTCAGTCTGTACAGCTACAACAGTGACACTCAAACCGCACTGGCGGCTCTGAAGCTGTCCAAGTCACCCCGCTTTATGATCGGCTACGACAACGACACCGACACATCCAGCCTGTGCTACACCAGTGCCGATGCCGAGGGCTATTCCAACAGCCTTGGCAGCACTGGTGCAGCGCGCCAGACCGACCGCTTTACCATCACCGTTGCAGGCTACGGCTCCCAACCCACCACCCGCGTGCGCTTACAAGCCGTATACAGCGTTTTGCACTAG
- the bcsA gene encoding UDP-forming cellulose synthase catalytic subunit: protein MSDRLRGWLLGGLGLLAVLLSLYVSQLRVDVTSQAILAYGLVGVVIILRMFENRVMQNNGSIETRRLLRILILITAFFVSMRYFAWRQQETITYYDLFSFICMLILFMAEIYGIIISFLGSFVNIQGRKREHIPLPEDPDKIPTVDIFVPSYNEPQEMLEITLLAALQINYPQDKLNVCLLDDGGTLGRRNSDDPERARSSQERHDTLKAMCERIGATYLTREKNNHAKAGNVNAALEKTTGEHVLILDADHVPTQDILERMVGIMVDDPKMFLVQSPHFFINPDPIEKNLQTYGKMPGENEMFYGVIQEGLDFWDSSFFCGSAALIRRKYLLEVGGISGDSITEDAETAFLLHARGYRSAYVNRPMIAGLQPETYSGFVVQRMRWAQGMVQIFILKNPLFFKGLKPWQRLCYTSSSGFWFFPFARATFLVAPSAYLFFGLKIYDANMTEFFSYALPHLMGALIVTDFLFGRYRWALVSELYELMQSLYSLPAILEVIKSPRSPEFAVTPKGEFMDENFITSLAGPFYWLLAFNIASLIAGLIRLHVVPQDSDVILITMFWESFNLSLMVCAIGALYELKQRRQDPRVTADIAARVIVNGKSVPATIVDMSSGGVGVRIKGSVYQKLDVDLRGVDIVVRAYSVAMKADVNLPGLVTSTVDKPDGSVVLGLKMELHDLDQKRQLVALVYGDSELWVKERASRMPTLSVRETLWFLFSSGAISSAAHFRQLWIDFVAAMRRKLRGAESQ, encoded by the coding sequence TTGTCGGATCGTTTACGAGGATGGTTGCTGGGGGGGCTGGGCTTGCTGGCTGTCCTGCTCAGTCTGTACGTGTCCCAGTTACGTGTGGATGTAACATCCCAGGCGATTTTGGCTTACGGTCTGGTTGGCGTCGTCATTATACTGCGGATGTTCGAAAACAGAGTCATGCAAAATAACGGCTCTATTGAAACTCGTCGGCTGCTGCGGATTCTTATTCTGATTACCGCGTTTTTTGTTTCCATGCGCTATTTTGCCTGGCGTCAGCAAGAAACGATTACCTATTATGATTTGTTCAGTTTTATCTGCATGCTGATTCTTTTTATGGCTGAGATATACGGTATTATCATTTCTTTTTTGGGTAGTTTTGTAAATATCCAGGGGCGCAAGCGAGAGCATATTCCATTGCCGGAGGATCCGGACAAGATACCAACCGTTGATATTTTTGTTCCCAGTTATAATGAGCCGCAAGAAATGCTGGAAATTACCTTGCTGGCTGCCTTGCAGATTAATTACCCCCAAGACAAATTGAATGTCTGTCTGCTGGACGATGGTGGTACATTGGGGCGTCGAAATTCGGATGACCCGGAACGGGCACGCAGTTCGCAGGAACGTCACGATACACTTAAAGCGATGTGTGAACGTATCGGTGCAACTTATCTGACACGGGAAAAGAATAACCATGCCAAGGCCGGTAATGTTAATGCCGCACTGGAAAAAACCACCGGTGAGCATGTATTGATTCTTGATGCCGACCATGTGCCAACGCAGGATATTCTTGAACGCATGGTCGGTATCATGGTTGATGATCCGAAAATGTTTCTGGTACAAAGCCCACACTTTTTTATTAACCCGGATCCTATTGAAAAGAACCTTCAAACCTACGGCAAGATGCCGGGTGAAAACGAAATGTTCTATGGGGTGATCCAGGAAGGGCTGGATTTCTGGGACTCGTCTTTCTTCTGCGGCTCCGCTGCACTGATTCGTCGAAAATACCTGCTGGAAGTGGGCGGTATTTCCGGAGATTCCATTACCGAGGATGCAGAAACCGCGTTTTTGCTGCATGCCAGAGGTTACCGAAGCGCCTATGTCAATCGCCCAATGATTGCCGGCCTGCAACCTGAAACCTACTCCGGCTTTGTCGTGCAGCGAATGCGCTGGGCGCAGGGCATGGTGCAGATTTTTATATTGAAAAATCCGCTTTTCTTCAAAGGCTTGAAACCCTGGCAGCGGCTTTGTTACACCAGCAGCTCGGGATTCTGGTTCTTTCCGTTTGCACGGGCCACCTTCCTTGTTGCACCGTCGGCGTACCTGTTTTTCGGTCTGAAGATCTACGACGCCAATATGACGGAATTTTTTTCCTATGCACTGCCACACTTGATGGGTGCTCTGATTGTGACTGATTTTCTGTTCGGGCGTTATCGTTGGGCGTTGGTATCCGAATTGTATGAATTGATGCAGTCGTTATATTCTTTGCCAGCGATTCTTGAGGTCATTAAAAGTCCCCGATCGCCCGAATTTGCTGTGACTCCGAAAGGGGAGTTTATGGATGAAAACTTTATTACTTCTCTGGCCGGGCCATTTTACTGGTTGCTGGCTTTTAATATTGCCTCTCTGATTGCAGGTCTTATCCGTTTGCATGTTGTGCCTCAAGATAGCGACGTGATTCTGATCACCATGTTTTGGGAGTCTTTTAACCTGTCGCTGATGGTTTGTGCCATTGGTGCATTGTATGAATTAAAACAGCGCCGTCAGGATCCCAGGGTAACGGCTGATATTGCGGCCAGAGTGATCGTGAATGGCAAGTCAGTACCTGCAACGATCGTGGATATGTCATCCGGCGGTGTGGGGGTTCGTATCAAGGGCAGTGTGTACCAAAAGCTGGATGTTGACCTGCGTGGGGTGGACATTGTGGTACGTGCCTACAGTGTGGCAATGAAAGCAGATGTTAATCTGCCTGGGCTGGTAACATCCACCGTGGACAAACCGGATGGCAGTGTGGTGCTCGGGCTCAAGATGGAACTCCACGACCTGGATCAAAAACGTCAGTTGGTGGCGCTTGTGTATGGTGATAGCGAGCTCTGGGTGAAGGAACGGGCATCGCGCATGCCGACCCTCTCGGTAAGAGAAACGCTCTGGTTTTTGTTCAGTTCTGGTGCCATCAGTTCGGCAGCGCATTTCAGGCAACTATGGATTGATTTTGTGGCGGCCATGAGGCGCAAGCTCCGGGGCGCTGAAAGTCAGTAG
- a CDS encoding cellulose biosynthesis cyclic di-GMP-binding regulatory protein BcsB, with protein MMQSLFRAWFMTLFGAGLLSWATLALGASNAALPPNTMTLAKLVGQTNPIDLRGTQTIYPVYIPLSQRMVPDQVVLHLEYVNSIALVGARSQLVVKLNENVVAQIPLNPARPEGVADIRLPSSRFKPGYNRISFNIAQHYTYDCEDPDAPELWSQIDTQNSYVKFEGELTQVNPKLSGIDSLFDQRWLGDYQLTVATPVFPTSEYATWGAMVSQAAAVHLEYKTPQIFHEVLQYQNTTDNKRLKNYRFPYLDQKPLRGRDAIIVGTQADLQQMLGSSWANTVSGPYLGVFPMDEDPRHFILVVSGIKPEDVATAARILGYLNFPLPDQATANFSGLRMDHLPRFAAADMVSQNSIYRLYDFGYETTTMRGAGGGSVDVEIMLPPDVYVSETSHVELNLHFAYGAGMRGDSVFNIFINGRFENVVRLSEVEGEAVRRHTISIPTRSLKPGMNTITFAASMITDNSAECQIRNDNNLLFTLYDDTTIEFNGLDNYVQMPNMRLMATTGFPYSFNDDGETTVVGLGSNDSDVLAASWTLMGKLAEVMRHVSMDLQYRIGDFRGVDGGNLIVVGTVQTLDADLLKLAPIKLGEESLLQYARATGVGQQPRYEGSRLWINADEYGTHEFNYVNPTLKGNGLGDFGLLMQFQGGDYGNTVTLFTAGSGKNLLETSRELITPEIWSNVQGDVTAWKAGEEDVYARTLGERYHIGKPRFSNWLIYHFSSDPWVFIGVLLVFLLLLALFIRWLLKRFRETHH; from the coding sequence ATGATGCAGTCTTTATTTCGCGCTTGGTTCATGACGCTTTTTGGCGCTGGTCTGCTGAGCTGGGCAACTCTGGCTCTGGGTGCCAGCAATGCGGCGTTACCTCCGAATACCATGACATTAGCCAAGCTGGTTGGCCAGACAAACCCTATTGACCTCCGTGGCACCCAGACCATTTATCCAGTGTATATACCCTTGTCTCAGCGGATGGTGCCTGACCAGGTGGTCTTGCACCTTGAGTACGTCAATTCCATTGCTCTGGTAGGTGCACGATCTCAATTGGTCGTCAAACTGAATGAAAATGTCGTTGCCCAGATACCTCTCAATCCGGCCCGTCCGGAAGGGGTTGCGGATATTCGTTTGCCCAGTAGTCGTTTCAAACCGGGCTATAACCGCATTTCTTTCAACATTGCCCAACACTACACTTATGATTGCGAGGATCCTGACGCCCCGGAACTCTGGTCCCAGATTGATACGCAGAATTCCTATGTGAAATTTGAAGGTGAGCTGACGCAAGTCAATCCGAAGCTGTCCGGCATTGATTCGCTGTTCGACCAGCGCTGGCTGGGCGATTATCAGTTGACGGTGGCAACACCGGTTTTCCCAACGTCAGAATATGCAACCTGGGGCGCTATGGTTTCTCAGGCCGCTGCTGTTCACCTGGAATACAAAACGCCGCAAATTTTTCATGAAGTACTGCAGTATCAGAACACCACAGATAACAAGAGACTGAAGAATTACCGCTTTCCTTATCTCGACCAGAAACCGTTGCGTGGGCGCGATGCCATCATTGTAGGAACCCAGGCTGATTTACAGCAAATGTTGGGCAGCAGCTGGGCTAATACCGTCTCTGGCCCTTATCTCGGTGTGTTCCCCATGGATGAGGATCCAAGGCACTTTATTCTGGTCGTTTCCGGCATCAAGCCTGAAGACGTCGCTACGGCGGCGCGTATTCTGGGTTACCTGAATTTCCCGTTGCCAGACCAGGCGACCGCCAATTTCTCCGGTTTGAGGATGGATCATCTGCCACGATTTGCAGCTGCGGACATGGTGTCCCAGAACTCGATCTATCGGCTATATGATTTCGGCTATGAGACAACCACCATGCGCGGTGCCGGAGGGGGCAGTGTCGATGTCGAGATTATGTTACCGCCAGACGTCTATGTTTCTGAAACCAGCCATGTTGAACTGAATCTGCACTTTGCCTACGGTGCTGGCATGCGCGGTGATTCTGTTTTTAATATTTTTATTAACGGTCGTTTTGAAAACGTGGTGCGTCTTAGTGAGGTCGAGGGTGAGGCCGTGCGCCGTCATACCATCAGCATCCCTACCCGGTCACTCAAGCCCGGTATGAATACGATTACCTTTGCCGCGAGCATGATTACGGACAACTCTGCAGAGTGCCAGATACGAAACGATAATAATTTGCTGTTTACCCTGTACGACGACACCACCATCGAGTTTAACGGCCTGGACAACTATGTGCAGATGCCGAACATGCGTTTGATGGCAACGACCGGCTTCCCCTACAGCTTCAATGATGATGGTGAAACGACAGTCGTGGGTCTGGGCAGTAATGACTCTGATGTGCTGGCTGCCTCCTGGACCTTGATGGGCAAGCTGGCAGAGGTGATGCGCCATGTTTCGATGGATCTGCAATATCGGATTGGCGATTTTCGTGGTGTTGATGGTGGCAATCTGATTGTCGTGGGTACGGTACAAACCCTGGATGCCGATCTGTTAAAACTGGCGCCGATCAAGTTAGGAGAAGAAAGCTTGTTGCAATACGCCCGTGCCACCGGGGTTGGCCAGCAACCTCGCTATGAAGGCTCGCGCTTGTGGATCAATGCCGATGAATATGGCACCCATGAATTCAATTACGTTAACCCGACCCTGAAAGGCAATGGTCTGGGTGACTTTGGCTTGCTGATGCAGTTCCAGGGAGGAGACTATGGCAATACCGTGACCTTGTTTACTGCCGGATCGGGTAAAAACTTGCTGGAGACGTCACGGGAACTGATTACACCGGAAATCTGGAGTAACGTTCAGGGTGATGTGACCGCCTGGAAGGCTGGTGAAGAAGATGTCTACGCCCGTACCCTGGGTGAGCGCTACCATATAGGCAAGCCACGCTTCTCCAACTGGCTGATTTACCACTTCTCTTCCGACCCTTGGGTGTTTATCGGCGTGTTGCTGGTGTTCTTGCTGCTACTTGCCCTGTTTATTCGCTGGTTATTAAAACGTTTCAGGGAAACTCATCACTAA
- the pilV gene encoding type IV pilus modification protein PilV: MYPITHSAQTAKAPQGQSGFGLVEVLVSIVIVSIGLLGLAGLQTRALQENNAAYLRSQASILVYDMFERLRSNSKYAATNNYNTATATTTDDGLAAADLKDWQSEITRTLPSGKGVVSCSTDAITAVTMCGVTISWYDHSVTEDLDDDGDIEDDRTLSINMVAVL, translated from the coding sequence ATGTATCCAATAACTCATTCCGCTCAAACAGCAAAAGCACCACAAGGGCAGTCCGGCTTTGGCCTGGTTGAAGTACTGGTCTCCATTGTGATTGTTTCGATCGGCTTGCTCGGCCTGGCGGGCTTACAAACCCGTGCCCTGCAAGAAAATAACGCGGCGTATCTACGCTCGCAGGCCAGCATTCTGGTCTACGACATGTTCGAACGCCTGCGCTCTAACAGCAAATATGCTGCGACCAATAACTACAATACCGCGACAGCCACAACAACGGATGACGGGCTGGCAGCGGCTGATCTGAAAGACTGGCAAAGCGAAATCACACGCACCCTCCCCAGTGGCAAAGGCGTTGTCTCCTGTTCTACCGATGCGATTACCGCAGTCACCATGTGCGGCGTCACCATCAGCTGGTACGACCACTCTGTTACTGAGGATCTCGACGACGATGGCGACATTGAAGATGACCGTACTCTCAGCATCAACATGGTTGCCGTCTTATGA
- the mqo gene encoding malate dehydrogenase (quinone): protein MTTQQVDILLVGGGVMSATLGTLLNKLDPALKLTMVERLDHVAHESTDGWNNAGTGHAGYCELNYTAEDDSGNISIDRALTINANFEISLQLWSYLVETGGLPQPDQFINATPHMSFVWGEKNVAFLRQRAEKMSAHHLFKDIEFSEDPEVLKQWMPLVMGGRDPNEKVAATRISYGSDVDFGSLTRNLVGQLEQQENFDLLLNHEVIDFERHQQQKRWTVTLRDRLSGKTKTVNTGFVFLGAGGGSLPLLQASGIEEAEGYGGFPVSGQWLVCKDEKIVSQHHAKVYGKAPIGAPPMSVPHLDTRIINGEPALLFGPYAGFTTKFLKSGSKLDLLKSVSADNLFPMISVGMNNMDLTKYLISEVMQSHDDRVETLRGYFPDCKSSDWSLAHAGQRVQVIKKDAKGKGKLEFGTELVAAADGSLAALLGASPGASVAVYAMLEVLDKCFAEKMTGEWQQGLKTMIPSYGESLIENSELLERIREHTLSTLKLKP, encoded by the coding sequence ATGACTACACAACAGGTCGATATACTCCTGGTTGGCGGAGGAGTAATGAGTGCGACCCTGGGTACGCTGCTGAACAAGCTCGATCCGGCGCTCAAACTCACAATGGTAGAACGTTTGGATCATGTTGCTCACGAGAGCACCGACGGATGGAACAACGCAGGCACCGGTCACGCTGGCTACTGTGAACTCAATTACACGGCGGAAGATGACAGCGGTAACATCAGCATCGACCGGGCATTAACCATCAATGCCAATTTCGAAATATCCCTCCAACTCTGGAGCTACCTGGTCGAGACGGGAGGTCTCCCGCAACCCGACCAGTTTATTAATGCCACGCCTCATATGAGCTTTGTCTGGGGCGAGAAAAACGTTGCCTTCCTGCGCCAGCGTGCGGAAAAAATGTCCGCGCACCATCTATTTAAAGACATCGAATTCAGCGAAGACCCGGAAGTACTCAAACAGTGGATGCCATTGGTGATGGGTGGCCGCGACCCCAATGAAAAAGTGGCTGCTACCCGTATATCCTACGGTTCCGATGTCGATTTTGGTTCACTGACACGTAACCTGGTTGGGCAGTTGGAACAGCAAGAGAATTTTGATCTGTTGTTGAATCATGAAGTCATTGATTTCGAGCGCCACCAGCAACAGAAACGCTGGACGGTCACGCTGCGAGATCGCCTGTCTGGCAAAACAAAAACAGTGAATACCGGTTTTGTCTTCCTCGGCGCTGGCGGCGGTTCCTTACCCCTGTTGCAAGCTTCTGGTATAGAAGAAGCCGAAGGTTATGGCGGTTTCCCTGTCAGCGGTCAGTGGCTGGTATGCAAGGACGAAAAAATCGTCTCGCAGCACCATGCCAAGGTGTATGGCAAAGCCCCCATTGGTGCGCCCCCCATGTCAGTGCCACACTTGGATACTCGTATCATCAATGGTGAGCCAGCCTTGCTGTTCGGCCCCTACGCCGGCTTCACCACCAAATTTCTGAAATCTGGTTCCAAACTCGATTTACTCAAGTCCGTCAGCGCTGACAACCTGTTCCCGATGATATCGGTGGGCATGAACAATATGGATCTGACCAAATATCTGATCAGCGAAGTCATGCAATCGCACGATGATCGTGTCGAGACCTTGCGCGGATACTTTCCTGACTGCAAGTCCAGTGACTGGTCGCTGGCTCATGCGGGGCAGCGAGTTCAGGTCATCAAGAAAGACGCCAAGGGCAAGGGCAAGCTGGAATTTGGCACCGAACTGGTCGCCGCTGCCGATGGCTCATTAGCCGCCCTGCTCGGCGCATCCCCAGGGGCATCCGTCGCAGTTTATGCCATGTTGGAAGTGTTGGACAAATGCTTCGCAGAAAAAATGACGGGGGAATGGCAGCAAGGTTTAAAAACCATGATTCCATCCTACGGCGAGTCACTGATAGAGAACAGCGAACTGCTTGAGCGCATTCGTGAGCACACGCTGAGCACGCTGAAACTGAAACCATAA
- a CDS encoding glycosyl hydrolase family 8 codes for MHPLVQAFCYLCVVVTASCGAGKPAAMMDSGWKQYKQAFVQADGAVVDSGNKGISHSEGQGYAMLLASAYGDRKGFRKLWSWTRTHLQIRDDRLFAWSWSPADGVKDKNNATDGDLLIAWALLRASERWDNPDYREAARLIAQDILEKLVFKVGDNTVLLPGEYGFHHEDRWQINLSYWVYPALQALDRLVPDSRWQALVDSGKQLTRIMSQGDWKLPPDWVEITATTAPIPAPDHPSRFGYEAVRLPLYLVWSGEYTSDLLHNSQSFWQQTSKRSYMPAWVDVVSGQEAEYPAPDGFRAIWQLTDRAIDNAKSTGSVAAPDTALTKDLKGQDYYSASLLLLSRVAYKERFLQ; via the coding sequence ATGCATCCTCTGGTACAAGCGTTTTGCTATCTCTGCGTTGTAGTCACCGCTTCCTGTGGTGCCGGTAAGCCGGCGGCCATGATGGACAGTGGCTGGAAGCAGTATAAACAGGCGTTTGTACAAGCTGATGGAGCTGTGGTGGATAGCGGTAACAAGGGCATCAGTCATTCGGAAGGCCAAGGTTATGCGATGTTGCTGGCATCGGCCTACGGTGATCGCAAAGGTTTCAGAAAGCTTTGGAGCTGGACCCGTACCCATTTGCAGATACGGGATGATCGGCTGTTTGCCTGGAGCTGGTCACCCGCAGACGGGGTCAAGGATAAAAACAATGCGACCGATGGCGACTTGCTGATTGCCTGGGCATTACTCCGCGCCTCAGAGCGTTGGGATAACCCGGATTATCGTGAAGCCGCCCGTCTGATTGCGCAGGATATTCTCGAAAAACTGGTCTTCAAGGTCGGAGACAACACCGTGTTGTTACCGGGTGAATATGGCTTTCACCACGAAGACCGGTGGCAGATTAACCTGTCGTACTGGGTTTACCCGGCATTGCAGGCGCTTGATCGTCTGGTGCCGGACAGCCGCTGGCAGGCACTGGTGGACAGTGGCAAACAGCTCACCCGTATTATGTCTCAGGGCGACTGGAAGCTGCCGCCAGACTGGGTTGAAATAACCGCCACCACAGCACCGATTCCGGCCCCTGACCACCCGTCACGTTTTGGTTACGAGGCAGTACGGTTGCCTCTGTATCTGGTGTGGTCGGGTGAATACACGTCTGATTTGCTGCACAACAGCCAATCGTTCTGGCAACAAACCAGCAAGCGTAGTTATATGCCAGCCTGGGTTGATGTGGTCTCCGGCCAGGAAGCCGAGTATCCGGCACCTGACGGTTTTCGGGCCATCTGGCAGCTGACCGATCGGGCAATCGATAACGCCAAGAGCACCGGTTCGGTTGCCGCCCCTGATACGGCACTCACCAAAGACCTCAAAGGTCAGGATTATTATTCAGCCAGCCTGCTGTTACTCAGCCGGGTGGCTTACAAGGAGCGATTTCTGCAATGA
- a CDS encoding GspH/FimT family pseudopilin: protein MLLSLYRPPIRLAPVRPLSGFTLIELMVTIAIFGIIMFAAAPSLSSFLSRSELTAEANRFMGALVFARTEAVKRNTNVVLCPSKDQTSCNSSNWADGWITFQDTDGSGTLAADSSEEVIKYADAASSVNIYPDSEFAAAIRYKADGNINNNPGKVVICSDKAPAATNAREVGIASGGRTSITATQKSDC from the coding sequence ATGTTGTTGTCTTTATATCGTCCGCCCATCCGGTTGGCGCCCGTCCGCCCCCTGTCTGGTTTTACCCTGATCGAGCTGATGGTCACTATCGCTATATTCGGCATCATCATGTTTGCAGCAGCACCATCCCTCAGCAGCTTTCTGAGCCGCTCCGAACTGACTGCGGAAGCCAACCGTTTTATGGGCGCACTGGTTTTCGCCCGCACCGAAGCGGTCAAACGCAATACCAATGTGGTGCTATGCCCCAGCAAAGACCAGACAAGTTGCAACTCCAGCAACTGGGCCGATGGCTGGATCACCTTTCAGGACACCGATGGCAGCGGCACGCTGGCGGCGGATAGCAGCGAAGAAGTCATCAAGTACGCAGACGCCGCATCCAGCGTCAATATCTACCCGGATTCGGAATTTGCCGCAGCGATCCGCTACAAGGCCGACGGCAATATCAATAACAACCCTGGTAAGGTCGTTATTTGCTCCGACAAAGCACCAGCCGCTACTAACGCCCGCGAAGTCGGCATCGCGTCTGGTGGGCGCACCAGCATCACCGCCACCCAAAAAAGCGACTGCTGA
- a CDS encoding PilW family protein: MSAKSRGFSLVELMIVLVLDAVIIAGVFSVFQSNQSVYRTNDAMARLQENVRISYDYLSREIRMAGSGYSCLSSIDAMYNMLNDAMDFDQQFGTIVQGYDNGNHLPTEISTDVKTGTDVLVVRGSYGTGSKLEGTMNNNSAVLRTTVMDPAPFGGSDIVVITDCRTASIFQVTHYTESNGTTVHNTGNSTTPGNATKNFPYAYSAGASVIKVRTTSYYVGTNDDGNSALFVRNTDAGSAETHEIVEGITDMQLEYAIDTNSDGYPDEYKTAAAITAGKWDQVISVRVSLLAESLEDNITDSKTPYQFYQRETDGTLTEITPTDRKIRRSSSFVVAIRGRLQ; this comes from the coding sequence ATGTCCGCTAAATCCCGCGGCTTTTCACTGGTCGAGTTAATGATCGTTCTGGTACTGGATGCAGTGATTATTGCTGGCGTTTTTTCGGTATTCCAGAGTAATCAGAGCGTCTATCGTACCAACGATGCCATGGCCCGATTACAAGAAAATGTCCGCATTTCTTACGACTACCTGTCCAGAGAGATTCGCATGGCGGGTTCCGGCTATTCCTGCCTCAGCAGTATTGATGCAATGTATAACATGCTCAACGATGCCATGGATTTTGACCAGCAGTTCGGCACCATCGTGCAGGGTTATGACAATGGCAACCACCTGCCAACGGAAATTTCTACCGACGTCAAAACAGGAACCGATGTGTTGGTGGTTCGCGGTTCCTACGGCACCGGCTCCAAGCTCGAAGGCACCATGAATAACAATTCTGCCGTACTGCGCACCACGGTAATGGATCCAGCACCCTTCGGGGGCAGCGATATTGTTGTGATCACCGATTGCCGGACAGCCTCTATCTTTCAAGTGACACACTATACCGAGAGCAATGGCACCACCGTACACAACACCGGTAACAGCACCACCCCAGGCAATGCCACCAAGAATTTTCCTTACGCCTACTCTGCCGGTGCCTCCGTGATCAAGGTACGCACTACCAGTTATTACGTCGGAACCAACGACGACGGCAATAGCGCCCTGTTTGTACGCAACACCGATGCAGGCAGCGCGGAAACCCATGAAATAGTCGAAGGCATTACCGATATGCAACTGGAGTACGCCATAGACACCAATAGTGACGGATACCCCGATGAATACAAAACAGCCGCCGCTATCACGGCAGGCAAGTGGGATCAGGTCATTAGCGTACGCGTCAGCCTGCTGGCCGAAAGCCTCGAAGACAACATCACCGACTCCAAGACCCCTTATCAGTTTTATCAGCGCGAGACCGACGGCACCCTGACAGAAATAACCCCCACAGACCGAAAAATTCGCCGCAGTAGCAGTTTCGTCGTCGCGATTCGCGGTCGCTTGCAGTAA
- a CDS encoding type IV pilin protein, producing the protein MNNLSPRRCAARGVTLIELMVTIAIIGILFAIGIPSYRNYVIKTNRNAATSCLLEISQTLEKRYAAATKYSGATLKNSCIDDVSDSYSISSTLGTHTYTLKATPTASQTDWACGILTYNEAGNKGLETYNSLKGTNDICWY; encoded by the coding sequence ATGAATAACCTGAGTCCACGACGCTGCGCTGCGCGGGGCGTCACTCTGATCGAGCTGATGGTGACCATCGCGATTATTGGCATCCTGTTTGCTATCGGCATTCCGAGTTACCGCAATTACGTGATCAAGACCAACCGAAATGCCGCCACCTCCTGTTTACTGGAAATATCCCAGACACTGGAAAAGCGGTATGCAGCGGCCACCAAATACAGCGGTGCTACGCTAAAAAACAGCTGCATCGACGACGTCAGTGATAGCTATAGCATCAGCTCAACCCTGGGCACTCACACCTACACATTAAAAGCGACTCCCACTGCTAGCCAGACTGACTGGGCCTGTGGCATCCTGACCTATAACGAGGCTGGCAACAAAGGCCTGGAAACCTATAACAGCTTGAAAGGCACCAATGATATCTGCTGGTATTGA